AGGAACAGGGGTACTTCTACTCCCGCCTGACCAACCCCACCGTCCGCGCCTTCGAGGAAAAAGTGGCCAGCCTGGAAGGCCTGCCGGACGCCGTGGCTTTCGCCAGCGGCATGGGCGCCGTGTCTGCCGTGTGCCTGACCCTGCTGAAACCCGGCGACGAGGTCATCTTCATCGCGCCGCTGTACGGCGGCACCACCGGCTTCCTGACCGAGGTCGCCGCGAAATTCGGCGTGACCGTCCACGAAGCCGCCGACGAGAATGCCGCCGAAGCCCTGTGCAGCCCCCGCACCCGCCTGATCTGGGTGGAAACCCCCACCAACCCCGCCCTGAACATCGTGGACCTCGCGCGCGTCTCGCGCATGGCCCGCGCCTGCGGAGCGCTGAGCGTCGCGGACAACACCTTCAGCAGCCCCTCCCTGACCCGCCCGGCCGAGCACGGCGTAAACCTCGTCATGCACAGCGCCACCAAGTACCTCGGCGGGCACGGCGACGCCATCGGCGGCGTCCTCGCCGGACCCGCCGACCTGCTGGCCGAACTGCGCGGCGTGGGCCTGCGCCACGTGGGCGCGTCCCTGGGCCCGTTCGAGGCGTACCTGTTCCTGCGAGGCCTGAAGACCCTGCCGCTGCGCATGGACGCCCACTGCGCCGGGGCCGCCGAACTGGCCGCCGCGCTGGAAGGCCACCCGGCCCTGCACGCCCTGCACTACCCCGGCCTGAGCACCCACCCGGGCCACGAGGTCGCCCGCCGCCAGATGCGCGCCTTCGGAGGCCTGCTGAGCCTCGACCTGGGCACCCAGGCCGCCGCGTTCGCGTTCCTGAACAGCCTCACGCTGTTCACGCAGGCGGTCAGCCTGGGCGACGTGGAAAGCCTGTCGTGCCATCCGGGCAGCACCACCCACCACCTGCTGGGCGACGAGGCCCTGCGCCGCCAGGGCGTGACCCCCGGACTGGTCCGCCTGAGCGTGGGCATCGAAGACCCCGCCGACCTGATCGACGACGTGCTGGGCGCCCTGAACCACGTCGGGACGCCCGCCCGCACAGACCGCGACCTCAGCCGCGCCTGAACGCGGGGCTGTGCGCGTCAGCGCTGCTGGCGCAGGTCGGTCACGCGGCGCAGCTTGCCGCCCTCGCTGCGCGGCAGGCTGCCGGGCTCGCAGGGCTGGCAGCGGATGGTCACGCCCACCTGCTCCTTGACCTGCCGCTCGACCTCGGCGGCCAAGGCGGCCGCTGACACGGCCGGGGCCGGCACCTCAAGTTGCAAGGTCAGTTCGTCCAGCAGGCCGGTGCGGGTCAGGGTGACGTGGTAGTGCGGACTGGTCTGCCCCAGGCGCAGCAGCGCGTCCTCCAGTTGCGCCGGGTACACGTTCACGCCGCGCAGGATGATCAGGTCGTCACTGCGGCCCCGCACGGCGTCCATGCGGCGCAGGGTACGCCCGGTACCGTTCGGGCCGGGCAGCAGGCGCGTGATGTCGCCGGTCCAGTAGCGCACGAGTGGCAGGGCCGTGCGGGTCATGGAGCTCAGGATCAGCACGCCCCACTCGCCGTCCGGCAGGGGCTCGCCTGTCTGGGGGTCCACGATCTCGGGATAGAAGTGATCCTCCCAGACGTAACTGCCGCTCTGCTCGCGGACGTCCTCGTTGCTGACGCCGGGGCCGATGATCTCGGACAGGCCGTAGATGTTCGTGGCGCGCACGCCCAGGCGCTCCTGCACGGCCCGGCGGGTCTTTTCCGCCCAGGGTTCCGCGCCCAGCACCGCGTAGCGCAGCGCGAGGTCACCGGGAAGGACGCCCCGCCGCTCCAGTCCCTCGGCCAGCACGAGCGCGTAACTGGGCGTGCAGGCGATCACCTCGGGTTGCAGGTCCAGCAGCAGGTCCAGTTGCCGTTCGGTGCCGCCGCCCGAGACCGGGACGGTGCACAGGCCCAGCCGCTCGGCCCCGGCGTGGGTGCCTAGGCCGCCCGTGAACAGCCCGTACCCGTAGGCGTTGTGGAAGGTCATGCCGGGCCGCGCGCCCGCCGCGTGCAGGCTGCGCGCCACGACCTCCGCGAAGACATTCAGGTCGTGCCGGTCGTACGCGACGACAGTGGGTTTACCGCTGGTGCCGCTACTGGCGTGAATGCGGCGCAGGTCGGGGCGGGGCGCGGCGCACAGGCCCAGCGGGTAGTGTGCGCGCAGATCGTCCTTGCGCGTGAATGGGAAGGCCCGCAGGTCATCCAGGCTGCGCAGGTCGCCGGGCGTCAGGCCCGCCCGCGCGAACCGCTCCCGGTACGCAGGGACCCGCGCGTCCTGAAGGGCCAGCATCTGCTGAAGTTGCGCCAGTTGCAGGGCGCGCAGGGACGCAGTGGGCATCGCCTCCCGGTCCGGCTGGAAGAAGGGGGGGGCGGCAGTCAGATCATCGGCATCGGCGGGCAGGTCGGACACGGGCGTCCTCCAGTCGGGAAGTGGGGCGGTTCAGGGGTGGGAAACGCCCGCAGTCTAGCGCCGGG
The DNA window shown above is from Deinococcus aquaticus and carries:
- a CDS encoding trans-sulfuration enzyme family protein, whose product is MTHNPDPSRPRGFRTRAVHAGHGLDPATGAHATPIYATSTFGYGSAERGARLFAGEEQGYFYSRLTNPTVRAFEEKVASLEGLPDAVAFASGMGAVSAVCLTLLKPGDEVIFIAPLYGGTTGFLTEVAAKFGVTVHEAADENAAEALCSPRTRLIWVETPTNPALNIVDLARVSRMARACGALSVADNTFSSPSLTRPAEHGVNLVMHSATKYLGGHGDAIGGVLAGPADLLAELRGVGLRHVGASLGPFEAYLFLRGLKTLPLRMDAHCAGAAELAAALEGHPALHALHYPGLSTHPGHEVARRQMRAFGGLLSLDLGTQAAAFAFLNSLTLFTQAVSLGDVESLSCHPGSTTHHLLGDEALRRQGVTPGLVRLSVGIEDPADLIDDVLGALNHVGTPARTDRDLSRA
- a CDS encoding AMP-binding protein — protein: MPTASLRALQLAQLQQMLALQDARVPAYRERFARAGLTPGDLRSLDDLRAFPFTRKDDLRAHYPLGLCAAPRPDLRRIHASSGTSGKPTVVAYDRHDLNVFAEVVARSLHAAGARPGMTFHNAYGYGLFTGGLGTHAGAERLGLCTVPVSGGGTERQLDLLLDLQPEVIACTPSYALVLAEGLERRGVLPGDLALRYAVLGAEPWAEKTRRAVQERLGVRATNIYGLSEIIGPGVSNEDVREQSGSYVWEDHFYPEIVDPQTGEPLPDGEWGVLILSSMTRTALPLVRYWTGDITRLLPGPNGTGRTLRRMDAVRGRSDDLIILRGVNVYPAQLEDALLRLGQTSPHYHVTLTRTGLLDELTLQLEVPAPAVSAAALAAEVERQVKEQVGVTIRCQPCEPGSLPRSEGGKLRRVTDLRQQR